In Daphnia magna isolate NIES linkage group LG5, ASM2063170v1.1, whole genome shotgun sequence, the sequence GTGCACAGCGTTCAACTGACTGAAACAAAAACGATTGGAACAGTGGAACCATGGCATTCGCCATTTTGTCGTGACTCTATGTACAGTGTTGCTGTGCTTCACATCACAACTTGGATGCACAAGAAACACGCGAGCAAAGACGCCAATGTCATCACACAAAATATAGTTttcaaatcgattttttttcttctgtgtcTTCACGATGTGATTCATATGGCAGATGGATTTTGACCGTCTTGTATTTTCAAgcctctccctttttttttggtgtgttAATAGCAGTCGTGCGTGAACACGTACGTCTAATGGAACCAAGTCGGGATTCTCCATTTTCTTGTTCCAACCGAATCAGTTAATATACGTACCGCACTTTCATAACTATGCAATTGGCTGCTATAAAAGTGAATGTGGCATCCGCAGGCCATAGATAGCGTTCATTGTTGGACCACTGTACGTACGTATATACGAGTATTGATTATCCGTGCTGGCTGTCATAAAGAACGCCGTGCGTACAGTCTTCTGTGTCTAGTGTAAATTAAAGATGCAGTGACACGTGCATGTGGCCATTATATATAGTAGATCTCTTATAACTATACATGATCatatctctctctctacttGTCTATTAAGGAAAGACTGCGCTATCGTCGACGACCGTGACGACGCACGAGGCAATATGTCCAATGCACTTTTATCGTCCATGTcattcctctttttttgttgttgttgctattCTTATTCTTCCTCGCTTAATGTATAGAGGCTTCATATAGATAGAATTGATTAGGATCGCCAGACTATACTGTATCGCCAAGCGATGTTGACGATGCGGACGGCAGACTACGTGATGGATGAACGCGGTAATTGCAAAAATCACCGGGCactatatttattttttcacgTTACGCGGAAGTGTTTTATTGCCCAGAAAATCACCGTGGATGTCGATACATCGGGCAGGAATTCTGCGAAAAGAAACTGCTAAATTAGTGGCACATGATTTCCTGCATTTCTCGTTCGTCGCGACAGGGGAAGAAAtaaagaatcaaataaaagaacaatCCGCAATGCATCCGCATTCCTGGGGGGAGATGGACGGATGAGAAGACTGCGCAATTGTGCGTCGATAATACGACAGACGCTTAAGGGACGTGTCAACTTGGCTAATGTTTTAATATCACGCCGTAAATATACAGCACAGCATTGCGCACAATGCCGAACGAGAGAGCGATGGCCGTCTCGTCTAAAAACAGATTGATCTTTATAGACCGCAAAGTGATTTGCTCCCTGTTCCAAATGGTGGTAATGAAAAAGTGCAATAATATTATACAAGCCATCGAGAAAGCGATTCGCGTAGCCCATTGTTATTGTTTGACATCGATGTAGTAATCGATATGAGTGCATACACTGTACAGTCACACGACACCGACATGTAACAACGCAATAAACATCATCCTTTAATATAGGAATTGAATAAAGATAGAGCCCATGCAAATGACATGtcaataagaaagaaagaaacattcTTACAATTGTATATCCAGTGGAGCCCGATATCAAAcagcttttttatttttcttacttGTAGTCCGTGTGCAGACTACAGCCAAACATTCTTCCTATTTTCAAAGGGCTGCCTTTTTGCCTGCAAAAGCTTGTATAGATTTTTCAATCGACATTGATTACGGGTGAAGAATGGGCGACCGGTGTGTGTACTGGATATTGAAACAATCAAAATCAGGGCATCACAGATATTGCACTCGGCGATGGTTCATTCAAAGATGAAGAGCTTTCCACCAATCTCCTTGAACCACCTTCACAATGTTTGCTTCATCTCTACATAAACATCCAGAGATTTAACTAGGCCATCTGTAATGAAACATGTCACATGTCCTTGcaataatgaaaaaagaagagttgACCGACTTTCCTCTCCCCTCCCCCGGTGAATACGTGAATAGAACGAATGTTGCGTCACCGTAAATCAGTAGTCACAGCGAGGATAGCTGAACATGAAAGCTCTATCCATATTTTTCCTTTAGCTATTTCCTTTCGTTATTCCCATACCTTTCAGATCGATAGTTACATCAATGTAAGTTGCTTTCGATTTATCAGAACAGTTGCGTAGGCTAGACAGATGCGTGGGATAGGCGTCGTAACACTCTACATGGAATTGACAATTCATATTTTCTCCTCCCTCAGCTTTAATGTGCCAACACAAAAATCCGACAtcttttctctattttttcaCGAAAACTTGCAGGAAAAACTAAATGCATTTAAATACAGTCGGTAAATTGTTGCGCGTTGCGGAGAATGGTTCCACTCACATTGACATTTGAAATGTCGAATGAAACACGACCCCGATGAGTTGTCATCTGCGTCAAATGAATTGTTCTTCCCCGCGTGAAATCCAATAAAGGTTCCGACATCATTTCACGTGCCGTTTTATCGACGACGCTGAAATAAATTTCATAAAACCGATTCATCCGTCGATCTGGGGACAATGTCGTCAACGATCTGACAGCTCGTCGAATTTGAAGTGAAACAAACGACCACGAATCTGGTCGCATCTTCTTGTTGACGCTGTTGTAATGGATTCATGACCGATGTCGTTGTCGCAGGTTCGACGACCGGCATCGATGAATTATGCGCTCGGTCATCAGTCTGTTGTTGCTGGTGGAGCCCATGAGCAACAGGAGGACTCGTGCGCACTCTTGTTGCCATGACGTAAGCCGATTGAGATTCGTTGGACACCATTTCTTTCATGGAGAAATGGACAGACATCGACGGCTTCAACGTCGGCGTCTTATGGCCCAAGCAGCTCAATAAAGGTCGCATCTCTTTATTCTTGCGACGCTGACGTCGTCTCAGGAAGCGGACAGAAAATTTGCCCCAAGCCGTGCGGAACTGTAATGGCACCAACAAATTAATCGAATTCAATTGCGGTGTGACATTGGAGATATTCTCACCTGAGTGTTGAGCAGTCCGTAAATCAGTGGATTGAAGACGGCGGACGTCTTAGCGAAAAGCGACGGAATGGTGGCGAATCCAGGCGAAATTGTGCCGACGTAATGCAACTCGTCACCGTTGCCTTGCCATGAAAAATTGCCATTCGACGGAAGGCCCATTTCGCCCGTGAATGTTTCGAAAAGAGCCAAAATCGAATAGGGCGTCCAGGCCGTCAGAAAGGCGCCGACCATGCAGGCCACCATGACCGTCACACGTTTCTCGGCTGCGTCACTCGTTTGTTTCTTGTGCTCCGTTTTGTGTTGCGTCTGCATTTGCTGGTTGCTGATGGTTGATTGCTGATTGCTGGTGGACTGTTGGTCAGCTATCTCTTGCTGTGGCTGGCCGACGTTGTGCAACGCCGTCATTGATTTCTTGAATTTACCCGCCTGTATCACAAAGCCAGAACATATTAATTCATAGACGTCAAATCTAGAAATGATGTCTGCCGAATAGATTTCCACGAATTTCTATTTCTCTAATGATGTTGAGCCTTTCAATAACACATTCGCTCGTCAACAAGATGGCTGACGTAGGCGACTGTTTAGTAGTAGCACTTAAGCCGAGCCAGAAACAAGACATTTCTGATTGAAATGATGGGAATCTTTTGTTTCAGTTCTTCTCAATAAAGAGGCGGCCCTACGCCAAAGCAAGAAAATACTGGAGAAGTTATGCGTTCGTTATCATTTTGTTGGTATTCCTTTGTTTTTGCAGTTGAGCCAACACAACGGATGGATCAAAGAAAACGGAAGACATTTTGGCTTAATTAACTAACAGAATTCCGCGCACTAACTTTTCCTTAAAGGTTTCCTAGGTAGTTGAAACTGCCGACAACTTATTATGTCAACTTTGACATTgttattcaaaatttgatttcaTGCATGAAATTCAATGAAAACAAACCGAAAACAATCGCACACTAAAAGAGATCGAACAAGTCTCTAACTACAAATGATCTATTCTCTTATGTCATTATTCAATCCGATAAAACGAGACAAAAGAATTATtgtagaatttaaaaaaacaaaaaacataccTTTCTGACGACGCGTAATATGCTGACGTAAGAAACGACGATCACCGCCAACGGGACGAACAATCCAAAGGCAAACATGTACAAAATGTACAGCCGATTGTTGTCCATTTTAGACTCCCAATTCACCGAGCAACTGTTTGAAATGATCAATCGCAAcatgaaaaatgaaacggtAAAAGTTCACCTGGTACACGCACATTAAATCCCACTTGAATGTGGGCTGCTTACGAGATTAGGTGTAACGCTACACCTGTTCCAAAGGTGTATAGCCACGTGAATCGGCCTAATAAATTCAACTCTTGTGCTCTACGGATCCAAGCTGTAAGTACACTCGGACAGTTCCTTTATTTACTGAACTGAAACCGATTATGTTGATGTTCTTATTGAATGTTAAGGCTGCTTTCACGGTTGACGTTGGTCATTTACATATTTTTCGTTTCCCGCTCTTATTTGCCTACCCAACCTTCTCCAGTGAAATTTGGTGAAAAAACGTTGCCCTTGAATCTTTTGCTTTGGGTTCATAATCGGTTGTCTGAGAAATACTGTGCAAAAatttcctcccccccccccgtattttttgtttcactacCTTGACGACTTGTTTCTTTCTTACCCTGCCTCTTTGCGAACATTTGATgaatttcgttcgtttttttctttctttgtgtATGCATTTTGAATAGGAACAAAGCAACGCTAAGCACTCGTCTCCAAATCTACGAATTAGCGCCACGTTTTGAACAAAGTGGCCTGCACAGGTGAAAATTAATGCACAGGTGCAGCAATTAAGAAGAGAGCTTCGTTACAGCAAAGTTTCTCGTCTTGTTTGGATGTAACGGAGGCACAAGTTTGACGACGAATGACTTGGATCAGGACGCGAtcaaacaaatgcaatttgGCTCTCAACAATTAACGCTTGTCAAGGCAATCGAGCATTTACAGTGTCACGTTTGAGAGACTGAATAATTAGCTCGTAACTTGAGCCGTTAACAAAGTCAATGAAACGGTTGCTAGGCAACCAAGATATCATCGCATTTTACCATTACCTGATGTGAGAGGCTTCCCTGTCGTACCGGCCCCATCCGAAAAGCGGCGGGCAAGTCACGGCTAGTGTGTACGCCCAGACGATGGCCAGCAAAAGGACGGGCTGACAATGTCCCAGCCTTCCGCCGTTGTTGTTGGCAAAAGCGCCGCTCCGTTTCGCCGGGCAATAGACAACCAACTGACATCGCCACAAGGCCAAAACTGTTAAAGTTGTTATCGATCCTATCCCTGTTTCGGatagtttttgaataatgGAGTTATTTCTCGTGAGGAGAGTTGGATTGAAAGGGGGCACCTGCAGAGGACATGATCATGGCGTAGGCGATGCACAATTCGTCACTAAATGGCCATCCGTGTTGTAGCGCAGCCGAGGCAGAAACTGGCGCCCTAATTACACGCCAGCGTTGCCGCAGTATCCGTTTCAATTtggaatcaaagaaaaacggacATGTTGTACAGACTTACCCGAACCCTGCAATGAGTCCGTCAGAGCAGGCCAAATTGAGCAGCATCCAGTTGAGCGCCGTCATCTTCCGAAGCCGAAACATTCAAGCACTGAATCAGTGAGAGCAGCAAGACAAACTGCCACAGGTGTATTACCTGTCGATCGCTGACGATGGCGATAATGACAAGAATGTTCATGACCAAACCGACGATGCTGATTACAATCAAATAAGCGGCTGCTGTCTGGTACG encodes:
- the LOC116923636 gene encoding pinopsin, whose translation is MLMPLVTAFVAGQPSRQRHLVDTDLMTNESSSAAQSDGDGRMSDPLLMPVWAYQTAAAYLIVISIVGLVMNILVIIAIVSDRQMTALNWMLLNLACSDGLIAGFGAPVSASAALQHGWPFSDELCIAYAMIMSSAGIGSITTLTVLALWRCQLVVYCPAKRSGAFANNNGGRLGHCQPVLLLAIVWAYTLAVTCPPLFGWGRYDREASHISCSVNWESKMDNNRLYILYMFAFGLFVPLAVIVVSYVSILRVVRKAGKFKKSMTALHNVGQPQQEIADQQSTSNQQSTISNQQMQTQHKTEHKKQTSDAAEKRVTVMVACMVGAFLTAWTPYSILALFETFTGEMGLPSNGNFSWQGNGDELHYVGTISPGFATIPSLFAKTSAVFNPLIYGLLNTQFRTAWGKFSVRFLRRRQRRKNKEMRPLLSCLGHKTPTLKPSMSVHFSMKEMVSNESQSAYVMATRVRTSPPVAHGLHQQQQTDDRAHNSSMPVVEPATTTSVMNPLQQRQQEDATRFVVVCFTSNSTSCQIVDDIVPRSTDESVL